The window GGTCTCCACCGCGAAGGTCGAGAAGGTGGTCAGCGCCCCGCAGAATCCGAACCCGGCGAACATCAAAAGCGGGCTCTCATACATCGGAGAGTCGGCGGCCCGGACCCCGGCCATCAGCCAGCCCAGCAGCGCGCTGCCACCCAGGTTGATGAGCAGGGTATTGAGCGGAAAGCCCAGCCGATTCGAGACGCCGAGGAGCGCGCGGGTGAGCGCAAAACGCACAAGCGCGCCCACCGCCCCGCCCGCACCCACAAGGGCTGCCATCTCCCCGCTCACGCCCCACCTCCGGCGCTCGTGGAGAGCTGTCCGCCGCCCAGACGCG of the Lujinxingia sediminis genome contains:
- a CDS encoding fluoride efflux transporter FluC gives rise to the protein MAALVGAGGAVGALVRFALTRALLGVSNRLGFPLNTLLINLGGSALLGWLMAGVRAADSPMYESPLLMFAGFGFCGALTTFSTFAVETRQLAARSFWRASGYVVLTVGGAVGAFALALTLSA